The Candidatus Brocadiaceae bacterium genome has a segment encoding these proteins:
- a CDS encoding GNAT family N-acetyltransferase has translation MGAAPELQVVAPDPKVHLPEMYEMCAKVFSKPERHATFLEWCRNAYIGNSHYDWNTATIGILDGRIVTHYGIWGYVMRIGSARIRKTGVGLVATHPDYRKRGLMTLTANRSMELMRENGYDMSTVTGIAHYYDRFGYVPAWNVTDYSVEAHHLPDEKPGVRIRTFEPGHHADLAKLYNRRNARRTCTVMRPTFLKNQRPGQWFGYRWNDTDGKLAGYVIVSKEKSTLRALDWAGNDADTFAVLCSLVRKHGSEILAFKGMHYDDPLRTRVIGQFCATATTRYRSTGGPMITTINLASTLTKLAGEFSRRLKDSSAADWQGSLVIADANEKATLLIDRSKVEVGPPARTKHSISGGNHIARLLIGSDEPGEVVKDAGMRLMGDARRLVEVLFPNNHPTQGQWDHV, from the coding sequence ATGGGCGCCGCCCCCGAACTCCAGGTCGTTGCGCCGGATCCGAAGGTCCACCTGCCCGAGATGTACGAGATGTGCGCCAAGGTTTTCAGCAAGCCCGAGCGCCACGCAACCTTCCTCGAATGGTGCAGGAACGCCTACATCGGGAACTCGCACTACGACTGGAACACGGCGACGATCGGCATCCTGGACGGGCGCATCGTCACGCACTACGGCATCTGGGGCTACGTGATGCGCATCGGCTCGGCGCGCATCCGCAAGACGGGCGTCGGGCTCGTGGCCACCCACCCCGACTACCGCAAGCGCGGGCTGATGACGCTGACGGCCAACCGCAGCATGGAGCTGATGCGCGAGAACGGCTACGACATGTCCACCGTCACCGGCATCGCCCACTACTACGACCGCTTCGGCTACGTGCCGGCCTGGAACGTCACGGACTACAGCGTCGAGGCGCACCACCTGCCGGACGAGAAGCCCGGCGTCCGCATCCGCACGTTCGAGCCGGGCCATCACGCCGATCTGGCGAAGCTCTACAACCGCCGGAACGCGCGGCGCACGTGCACCGTCATGCGGCCCACGTTCCTGAAGAACCAGCGGCCCGGTCAGTGGTTCGGCTATCGCTGGAACGACACCGACGGCAAGCTCGCGGGCTACGTCATCGTCTCGAAGGAAAAAAGCACCCTCCGCGCCCTCGACTGGGCGGGCAACGACGCCGACACGTTCGCCGTGCTCTGCTCGCTCGTTCGGAAGCACGGCAGCGAAATCCTGGCCTTCAAAGGCATGCACTACGACGACCCGCTGCGTACGCGCGTGATCGGGCAGTTCTGCGCCACAGCCACCACGCGCTACCGCAGCACCGGCGGCCCGATGATCACAACGATCAACCTGGCCTCCACGCTCACGAAGCTGGCCGGCGAGTTCTCGAGGCGCCTGAAGGACTCATCGGCCGCCGACTGGCAGGGAAGCCTGGTCATCGCCGACGCCAACGAGAAGGCCACGCTCCTGATCGACCGCTCGAAGGTTGAGGTGGGACCGCCGGCCCGCACGAAGCACTCCATCTCCGGCGGGAATCACATCGCGCGGCTCCTCATCGGCTCCGACGAGCCCGGCGAGGTCGTCAAGGACGCCGGCATGAGGCTGATGGGCGACGCCCGGCGCCTGGTCGAGGTGCTCTTCCCCAACAACCATCCCACCCAGGGGCAGTGGGACCACGTCTGA
- the scpB gene encoding SMC-Scp complex subunit ScpB — MSDQEVPAEHPVQEPAADDQPEEPEAAEPAQGPEADEDGEPLDPTDSTDSTDLSELKAIVEALLFSTDRPVSVRRLSEAAGTADGRQVRAALKELKRQYDEGGHAFSLEEIAGGFQMLTRPEYAPWIGRLNTQQRQETLSKAALETLAVVAYRQPITRAEVDDIRGVQAGSILRALAGRRLIKVVGRSEELGRPLLYGTTKHFLEVFGLRSIKDLPKRADFDRLAANRPGSAPSVDKAGVDTPTAPEPTASAEEAPRADDEPDATAP, encoded by the coding sequence ATGAGCGACCAGGAAGTGCCGGCCGAACATCCCGTGCAGGAACCCGCCGCGGACGACCAGCCCGAGGAGCCGGAAGCCGCCGAGCCGGCCCAAGGCCCCGAGGCGGACGAGGACGGGGAGCCGCTCGATCCGACTGATTCGACCGATTCGACTGATCTGTCCGAACTGAAGGCGATCGTTGAAGCGCTGCTCTTCAGCACGGACCGTCCCGTGAGCGTCCGGCGGCTGAGCGAGGCCGCCGGGACGGCCGACGGCCGGCAGGTGCGCGCGGCCCTGAAGGAACTCAAGCGCCAGTACGACGAGGGCGGACACGCCTTCTCGCTGGAAGAGATCGCCGGCGGCTTCCAGATGCTCACGCGCCCCGAATACGCCCCCTGGATCGGCCGCCTGAACACCCAGCAGCGCCAGGAGACCCTCAGCAAGGCCGCCCTGGAGACGCTCGCCGTCGTCGCCTACCGCCAGCCGATCACGCGCGCCGAGGTCGACGATATCCGCGGCGTGCAGGCCGGTTCGATCCTGCGGGCCCTCGCCGGCCGGCGGCTCATCAAGGTGGTCGGCCGCAGCGAGGAGCTGGGCCGCCCCCTCCTCTACGGCACGACGAAGCACTTCCTGGAGGTCTTCGGCCTCCGCTCGATCAAGGACCTGCCCAAGCGGGCCGACTTCGACCGGCTCGCCGCGAACCGGCCGGGCTCTGCGCCGTCCGTCGACAAGGCCGGGGTCGACACTCCGACCGCTCCCGAGCCGACGGCGTCGGCCGAGGAGGCCCCCCGGGCGGACGACGAACCCGACGCGACGGCCCCGTGA
- a CDS encoding FMN-binding protein, translating to MTEDLQARPGSRRPPTAVIVLAAICLVSGLGVAALYQAMKSDIEENMARAFRQALQAVLGEADEYGTVGAYAQDVADEDKVYVCRDDGRTLYAARGEAKGYQSTVEVIVSVRADSPNGALAADPVIHAMAVFESGETPGLGENIRAVEKDVSVWGALAGARPAERRPWFQDQFSGKRLSDLVVETRKDTDRIAAVTGATRTSEATTLAVRNAVGRIIERTAEVYGR from the coding sequence ATGACTGAGGATCTGCAGGCGAGGCCCGGATCGCGCCGGCCGCCCACCGCCGTCATCGTGCTCGCCGCTATCTGCCTGGTCAGCGGGCTCGGCGTCGCCGCGCTCTACCAGGCCATGAAATCCGACATCGAAGAGAACATGGCCAGGGCGTTCCGGCAGGCGCTGCAGGCCGTTCTGGGCGAAGCGGACGAGTACGGCACGGTGGGCGCCTACGCGCAGGACGTCGCCGACGAGGACAAAGTATACGTCTGCCGCGACGACGGGCGGACCCTCTACGCCGCTAGGGGCGAGGCCAAGGGCTACCAGAGTACCGTCGAGGTCATCGTGTCCGTGCGTGCCGACTCGCCGAACGGTGCGCTGGCCGCCGACCCCGTCATCCACGCCATGGCCGTGTTCGAGAGTGGTGAGACTCCGGGCCTGGGCGAGAACATCCGGGCCGTCGAGAAGGACGTGTCCGTCTGGGGCGCGCTCGCCGGGGCGAGACCGGCGGAGCGGCGTCCATGGTTCCAGGACCAGTTCTCCGGCAAGCGGCTCAGCGATCTGGTCGTGGAGACGCGGAAGGACACCGACCGGATCGCGGCCGTGACGGGCGCCACGAGGACCAGCGAGGCGACCACGCTGGCCGTCCGCAATGCCGTGGGACGTATCATCGAACGCACGGCGGAGGTCTACGGCCGATGA
- a CDS encoding RnfABCDGE type electron transport complex subunit D, producing the protein MESQLVVSSSPHVRHPDSVERIMWTVVAALLPAVAVSLYAFGPAALKVYVLSIVACEVAELACLRIRGRPLSHAADGSALITGLLLAMVLPAGVGAYVPLVGGAFAIAIAKHTFGGLGNNVWNPALVGRIFLQFAYPTQISLASWPVPRALWGRAAADAVTAASPLAGETAGRAWSYLDLLAGNGVPGCIGETCKAALIVGGLFLIARRIIDWRIPVCYIGTVFALTWLLPAGQDAPAWARDPLYHVLSGGLVLGAFFMATDLVTTPVTPAGRAIFAVGCGLLVSLIRRYGGYPEGVAYSIVLMNTATPLIDRWVRPRVYGSRTPKASPRGT; encoded by the coding sequence ATGGAATCGCAGCTTGTGGTCAGTTCGTCCCCGCACGTGCGGCACCCCGACTCCGTCGAGCGGATCATGTGGACGGTGGTCGCCGCGCTTCTGCCGGCCGTCGCCGTGAGCCTCTACGCCTTCGGGCCGGCCGCGCTGAAGGTCTACGTCCTGAGCATCGTCGCCTGCGAGGTGGCCGAGCTGGCCTGCCTGCGCATCCGCGGCAGGCCGCTCTCGCACGCGGCCGATGGCAGCGCGCTCATCACGGGCCTGCTGCTGGCCATGGTGCTGCCGGCCGGCGTGGGCGCGTACGTGCCCCTGGTCGGCGGAGCGTTCGCGATCGCCATCGCCAAGCACACGTTCGGCGGACTCGGCAACAACGTGTGGAACCCCGCCCTGGTCGGGCGCATCTTCCTGCAGTTCGCGTATCCCACGCAGATCAGCCTGGCCTCCTGGCCGGTCCCGCGCGCCCTGTGGGGGCGTGCGGCGGCCGACGCGGTCACGGCAGCCTCCCCGCTGGCCGGGGAGACGGCCGGCCGGGCGTGGTCGTACCTCGACCTCCTGGCCGGCAACGGCGTCCCCGGCTGCATCGGCGAGACGTGCAAGGCGGCCCTGATCGTCGGCGGCCTGTTCCTGATCGCCCGCCGGATCATCGACTGGCGCATCCCCGTCTGCTACATCGGCACGGTGTTCGCCCTCACCTGGCTGCTGCCGGCCGGGCAGGACGCCCCCGCGTGGGCCCGCGACCCGCTCTATCATGTGTTGAGCGGCGGGCTCGTCCTCGGGGCGTTCTTCATGGCGACCGACCTGGTCACAACGCCCGTCACTCCGGCCGGCCGGGCGATCTTCGCCGTCGGCTGCGGGCTGCTTGTCTCTCTGATCCGCCGCTACGGCGGCTATCCCGAAGGCGTCGCCTACTCGATCGTGCTCATGAACACGGCGACGCCGCTGATCGACCGCTGGGTCCGCCCGCGGGTGTACGGCTCGCGGACCCCGAAAGCCTCTCCGAGGGGAACATGA
- the rsxC gene encoding electron transport complex subunit RsxC yields MATDTKTRTFPRGGVHPADGKARTSGMPLAASDPPAEVAVLMAQHIGAPAAPVVDKKDRVRKGQIVGQARGFVSANAHAPVSGTVRAVENRIFSVTGARVPAVIIESDGEERWADGLNEPQDVEAMDAKRMVELVQECGIVGLGGATFPAHVKLSPPPDMPVTDVFINGTECEPFVTVDHRLMIERTEDIIDGLRLIMRIVGASNGYVGIELNKPDAVEAFERALAGDPDLRVVPLRVKYPQGAEQQLITAVTGREVPSQGGLPGDVGCLVHNVATAIAIRDAVRFRRPLIERPVTVTGDGVENAGNFIERIGTNVGDIVCRQGLREDANQVILGGPMMGLAQGTLDVPLIKGNGCILVRRAVSVPPQRDCIRCGRCVQHCPLGLMPGEMSIAMERHDWDAAVEYGMLECKECGCCAYVCPAGRRIVHMVKFGKAELRRRKQQQARKS; encoded by the coding sequence ATGGCTACAGACACCAAAACACGCACGTTCCCCCGGGGCGGGGTGCACCCCGCCGATGGCAAGGCCCGCACAAGCGGAATGCCTTTGGCGGCCTCCGATCCCCCCGCCGAAGTCGCCGTCCTGATGGCCCAGCACATCGGCGCGCCCGCCGCACCCGTGGTGGACAAGAAGGACAGGGTGCGCAAGGGGCAGATCGTCGGCCAGGCCCGGGGCTTTGTCAGCGCCAACGCCCACGCGCCCGTCAGCGGGACCGTTCGGGCGGTTGAGAACCGCATCTTCTCGGTCACGGGCGCCCGCGTCCCGGCCGTCATCATCGAGAGCGACGGCGAGGAGCGGTGGGCCGACGGCCTGAACGAGCCGCAGGACGTCGAGGCCATGGACGCGAAGCGGATGGTTGAACTGGTGCAGGAGTGCGGCATCGTGGGCCTGGGCGGCGCCACGTTCCCTGCGCACGTCAAGCTCAGCCCGCCGCCCGACATGCCCGTTACGGACGTGTTCATCAACGGCACCGAATGCGAGCCGTTCGTCACCGTCGACCACCGGCTGATGATCGAGCGCACCGAGGACATCATCGACGGGCTGCGCCTGATCATGCGCATCGTCGGTGCTTCGAACGGCTACGTGGGAATCGAACTCAACAAGCCGGACGCCGTCGAGGCGTTCGAACGGGCTCTTGCGGGCGACCCGGACTTGCGCGTCGTCCCCCTCCGGGTGAAATACCCGCAGGGCGCCGAGCAGCAGCTCATCACGGCCGTCACGGGCCGGGAAGTGCCCAGCCAGGGCGGCCTGCCGGGCGACGTCGGCTGCCTCGTGCACAACGTTGCCACGGCCATCGCCATCCGCGACGCGGTGCGCTTCCGGCGGCCCCTGATCGAACGCCCGGTGACCGTGACGGGCGACGGCGTCGAGAACGCCGGGAACTTCATCGAGCGCATCGGCACGAACGTCGGCGACATCGTGTGCCGGCAGGGCCTGCGGGAGGACGCCAACCAGGTCATCCTGGGCGGCCCCATGATGGGCCTCGCCCAGGGCACGCTCGACGTGCCACTGATCAAGGGCAACGGCTGCATCCTGGTGCGCCGCGCCGTCTCCGTGCCGCCGCAGCGCGACTGCATCCGGTGCGGGCGCTGCGTGCAGCACTGTCCGCTGGGCCTGATGCCGGGCGAGATGAGCATCGCCATGGAGCGGCACGACTGGGACGCCGCCGTCGAGTACGGGATGCTCGAGTGCAAGGAGTGCGGCTGCTGCGCCTACGTCTGCCCGGCGGGGCGGCGGATCGTCCACATGGTCAAGTTCGGCAAGGCCGAACTCCGCCGCCGCAAGCAGCAGCAGGCCAGGAAGAGCTGA
- a CDS encoding aminotransferase class I/II-fold pyridoxal phosphate-dependent enzyme, with protein sequence MKAKLAKRIADLPEYVFGRLNATKLARRREGIDIIDLGMGNPSDPTPEPIVEKLIEVARQPRNHRYSVSADGIANLKRSVAAFYDREYGVELDPETEVICTIGSKEGISHLSLALVDHGDTVIVPVPAFPPHLYSVAFAGGRFVNVPVGDTPEFFDRLDDLVPTIEPKPKMLILNFPHNPTALTVEPPYFERAVEFGRRHDIVIMHDFAYSHVTFDGYRAPSLLQAPGAKDVGVEFSTLSKSFNMAGWRVGFCVGNRDIVQALARVKGYYDYGLFMPVQIAAIIALRDCADHVARQAAIYQERRDVLCRGLAQYGWDVPSPRGSMFVWAPLPEPLRAMGSVEFCTMLLNEANVAIAPGSAFGAAGDGFVRMAIVEKKQRLQQAVRQIGRALRAHCPTP encoded by the coding sequence ATGAAGGCGAAGCTGGCGAAGCGGATTGCGGACCTGCCCGAATACGTGTTCGGCAGGCTGAATGCGACGAAGCTCGCGCGTCGTCGCGAGGGCATCGACATCATCGACCTGGGCATGGGCAACCCGAGCGACCCCACCCCGGAACCTATCGTCGAGAAGCTGATCGAGGTCGCCCGGCAGCCCCGGAACCACCGATACAGCGTCAGTGCGGACGGCATCGCCAACCTGAAACGCTCGGTGGCCGCCTTCTACGACCGCGAGTACGGCGTCGAACTCGACCCGGAGACGGAGGTCATCTGCACCATCGGCAGCAAGGAAGGCATATCGCACCTGAGCCTTGCGCTCGTGGACCACGGCGACACCGTGATCGTGCCGGTGCCCGCCTTCCCGCCGCACCTCTACAGCGTGGCGTTCGCCGGCGGCAGGTTCGTGAACGTCCCCGTGGGCGACACGCCCGAGTTCTTCGACCGGCTGGACGACCTGGTGCCGACCATCGAGCCGAAGCCCAAGATGCTGATCCTGAACTTTCCGCACAACCCCACCGCGCTGACCGTGGAGCCGCCGTACTTCGAGCGCGCCGTGGAGTTCGGCCGCCGGCACGACATCGTCATCATGCACGACTTCGCCTACAGCCACGTCACGTTCGACGGCTATCGCGCGCCCAGCCTGCTCCAGGCGCCCGGGGCGAAGGACGTGGGCGTCGAGTTCTCCACCCTGTCCAAGAGCTTCAACATGGCGGGCTGGCGCGTGGGCTTCTGCGTGGGGAACCGCGACATCGTCCAGGCCCTGGCGCGCGTGAAGGGCTACTACGACTACGGCCTGTTCATGCCCGTGCAGATCGCGGCGATCATCGCGCTGCGCGACTGCGCCGACCACGTGGCGAGGCAGGCGGCCATCTACCAGGAACGGCGCGACGTGCTCTGTCGTGGTCTGGCCCAGTACGGGTGGGACGTGCCGAGCCCCCGCGGCAGCATGTTCGTCTGGGCCCCGCTGCCCGAGCCGCTCCGCGCCATGGGCTCGGTCGAGTTCTGCACGATGCTGCTGAACGAGGCCAACGTGGCCATCGCCCCGGGATCGGCCTTCGGCGCGGCCGGCGACGGGTTCGTGCGCATGGCCATCGTCGAGAAGAAGCAGCGCCTTCAGCAGGCCGTGCGCCAGATCGGCCGCGCCCTCCGCGCCCATTGCCCGACACCCTGA